One genomic segment of Micromonospora sp. WMMC415 includes these proteins:
- a CDS encoding IS982 family transposase codes for MKTDLDTLLTALYVLIDDHVIPPGRKGPGRPKRLSEAELVCLAVAQVLLGARSEHHWLRICYGRLGHLFPYLPKQPGYHKRVKAAAPLICRTTMYLAGLCPTIGDQLRLLDATPVPCGTSRSTVQRSALAEIAGYGYCASHSRWYWGLKLYLLTTAEGLPLAWCLADPKIGEREIAEDLLDYARELGALAPGMVVLADKGLAGRAIERYCAEQVEVLLARPDRKDERRRFGNLAGVRQWIESVNQTLKGQLNLEGHGGRTPAGVYARVAQRLLAMTAAIWHNWRINADVKRSLTAYDH; via the coding sequence GTGAAGACAGACCTCGACACCCTCTTGACCGCACTGTACGTGCTTATCGACGACCACGTCATCCCGCCCGGCCGCAAAGGCCCGGGCCGGCCGAAGCGACTTTCCGAGGCCGAACTGGTCTGCCTGGCCGTGGCTCAGGTGCTGCTGGGCGCCCGCTCCGAGCACCACTGGCTGCGGATCTGCTACGGCCGTCTCGGGCATCTGTTTCCCTACCTGCCCAAACAGCCCGGCTACCACAAGCGGGTCAAGGCCGCCGCGCCGCTGATCTGCCGAACCACGATGTACCTGGCCGGGCTGTGCCCCACCATCGGCGACCAGCTGCGACTGCTGGACGCCACCCCGGTGCCGTGCGGCACCTCTCGGTCCACCGTGCAGCGCTCCGCGCTGGCCGAGATCGCCGGCTACGGCTACTGCGCGTCGCACTCGCGCTGGTACTGGGGCCTGAAGCTGTACCTGTTGACCACCGCCGAAGGGCTCCCGCTGGCGTGGTGCCTGGCCGACCCGAAGATCGGCGAACGCGAGATCGCCGAGGACCTGCTCGACTACGCACGCGAACTGGGCGCTCTGGCACCGGGCATGGTCGTGCTGGCCGACAAGGGCCTGGCTGGCAGGGCGATCGAACGCTACTGCGCCGAGCAGGTCGAGGTGCTACTGGCCAGGCCGGACCGCAAGGACGAACGGCGCCGTTTCGGCAACCTCGCCGGGGTCCGGCAGTGGATCGAGTCGGTCAACCAGACCCTGAAAGGTCAGCTCAACCTGGAAGGACACGGCGGTCGTACACCGGCCGGGGTGTACGCCCGCGTCGCCCAACGGCTCCTGGCCATGACCGCCGCGATCTGGCACAACTGGCGCATAAACGCCGACGTCAAACGCTCCCTGACCGCGTACGACCACTGA
- a CDS encoding DUF5995 family protein codes for MTEPVWGPVHRDIVDLLADRPADVPAVVDHLTKLQDLLVRLPPLEESCPLADFNKLYLVITESVLNGLYDDWFADPVFLSRLDVEFAARYFDALRFWTDSSPNCPKAWSCLFERMRGPDARPLPSAAAGVNAHINYDLPFALVTTFDSLESEPMDGTDQHRDYLKINEIFADKIPGLRRGYLDQWQLMIDMLNGDIDDWYQGELVEYTRDVAWRNAQKIWRCRHDPTAHECERARLDDNAALLGRLLLSPLGAFLQ; via the coding sequence ATGACCGAACCGGTTTGGGGGCCCGTTCACCGGGACATCGTCGACCTGCTCGCCGATCGTCCCGCGGATGTTCCGGCCGTCGTGGACCACCTCACGAAGTTGCAGGACCTGCTGGTCCGGCTCCCTCCGCTGGAGGAGAGCTGCCCCCTCGCGGACTTCAACAAGCTCTACCTGGTCATCACCGAGAGCGTGCTGAACGGTCTCTACGACGACTGGTTCGCCGACCCGGTCTTCCTGTCCCGGCTGGACGTCGAGTTCGCCGCGCGTTACTTCGACGCGCTGCGCTTCTGGACCGACTCCAGCCCGAACTGCCCGAAGGCGTGGTCGTGCCTGTTCGAGCGCATGCGCGGCCCGGACGCCCGGCCGCTGCCGTCGGCCGCCGCGGGGGTCAACGCGCACATCAACTACGACCTGCCGTTCGCCCTGGTGACGACGTTCGACAGCCTGGAGTCGGAGCCGATGGACGGCACCGACCAGCACCGCGACTACCTGAAGATCAACGAGATCTTCGCGGACAAGATCCCCGGCCTGCGTCGCGGTTACCTGGACCAGTGGCAGTTGATGATCGACATGCTCAACGGCGACATCGACGACTGGTACCAGGGCGAACTGGTCGAGTACACCCGCGACGTCGCCTGGCGTAACGCGCAGAAGATCTGGCGGTGCCGGCACGATCCGACCGCCCACGAGTGCGAGCGGGCGCGGCTGGACGACAACGCCGCCCTGCTCGGTCGGTTGCTGCTGTCGCCCCTCGGGGCGTTCCTGCAGTAG
- a CDS encoding low temperature requirement protein A, producing the protein MQSASPGPDPRRGGPPLRHDESPRRVTLLELFFDLVYVVALALISRGLVEELDWHRAGQALVILAAVWWTWAITTLVTDMYDPERPEIKLLIAAVMFGALLMTTAIPEAFGARGLVFAGTYVAIHLGRGLFLMPAVRHDRQTQKRAARIFIWFAVSAVPWIGGAFVSGDGRLFLWAGALAIDYLGFRLAYPVPGLGAVPSTQRNVTAEHLAERYQQFFIIALGDAILTIGTMFSLEQHEVDNIAAFGVSFATTLLFWRIYVHKSGELLPLAIATSREPNKFLHTAPYTHLLMVAGVVTTAAGFDLILHEPEGRTPPAWAAVILGGPALFLVGRSIFEYEVFSRVSLSRPAGLLALLTVAPAVLFLPALSAAAAAMLVLAGVAIADLRRSYGRPPEAPAPPH; encoded by the coding sequence GTGCAGTCCGCCTCGCCGGGGCCGGACCCGCGCCGGGGCGGCCCGCCGCTACGGCACGACGAGTCGCCGCGCCGCGTGACGCTGCTGGAGCTGTTCTTCGACCTCGTCTACGTGGTCGCGCTCGCCCTCATCTCGCGCGGCCTCGTCGAGGAGCTCGACTGGCACCGGGCCGGCCAGGCGCTGGTCATCCTGGCCGCCGTCTGGTGGACCTGGGCCATCACCACGCTGGTCACCGACATGTACGACCCCGAACGCCCCGAGATCAAACTGCTGATCGCGGCGGTCATGTTCGGCGCGCTGCTGATGACCACCGCCATCCCGGAGGCCTTCGGCGCCCGCGGCCTCGTCTTCGCCGGGACGTACGTCGCCATCCACCTCGGCCGGGGCCTGTTCCTCATGCCGGCCGTCCGCCACGACCGGCAGACCCAGAAGCGGGCCGCCCGCATCTTCATCTGGTTCGCCGTCTCGGCGGTGCCGTGGATCGGGGGCGCCTTCGTCTCCGGCGACGGCCGTCTGTTCCTGTGGGCCGGCGCGCTCGCCATCGACTACCTGGGCTTCCGGCTCGCCTACCCGGTCCCCGGGCTCGGCGCGGTCCCCAGCACCCAGCGCAACGTGACCGCCGAACATCTCGCCGAGCGCTACCAGCAGTTCTTCATCATCGCGCTCGGCGACGCCATCCTGACCATCGGCACGATGTTCAGCCTGGAGCAGCACGAGGTCGACAACATCGCCGCGTTCGGGGTGTCGTTCGCCACCACGCTGCTGTTCTGGCGGATCTACGTGCACAAGTCCGGTGAACTTCTCCCGCTCGCGATCGCCACCTCGCGGGAACCGAACAAATTCCTCCACACCGCCCCGTACACACACCTGCTGATGGTCGCCGGGGTGGTGACCACCGCCGCCGGCTTCGACCTGATCCTGCACGAGCCGGAGGGCCGCACGCCGCCGGCCTGGGCGGCCGTCATCCTGGGCGGTCCGGCGCTCTTCCTGGTCGGCCGCTCGATCTTCGAGTACGAGGTGTTCAGCCGGGTGTCGCTGTCCCGTCCGGCCGGGCTGCTGGCCCTGCTCACCGTCGCGCCGGCGGTGCTGTTCCTGCCGGCGTTGTCCGCGGCGGCGGCCGCCATGCTGGTCCTCGCGGGCGTGGCGATCGCCGACCTCCGGCGCAGTTACGGGCGCCCGCCCGAGGCTCCCGCACCGCCGCACTGA
- a CDS encoding helix-hairpin-helix domain-containing protein, which produces MHEPTPAATADTARPDATVDPAPTAVADPTVDVAPDGRADDEPAPAPASTAVADPVGHADMALTGDPVPAPEHVAPAADDTASTAPAADGAEVAVVAPRPAPEAEDDTRDDAAPARPEATVAAAAAEATPREPVAEKPAEVTPEPAVATPEPAAVPAARGPVATPPVRPRADAEAADDFRRIQGIGPKMAAALHAAGIRTYEQLAALDEAALRETIRAAGLRAAPGLATWPQQARVLAGAPDAASVLPAGDGEDA; this is translated from the coding sequence GTGCACGAGCCCACGCCCGCCGCCACCGCCGACACCGCACGTCCGGACGCGACCGTCGACCCGGCGCCCACGGCGGTCGCCGATCCCACCGTCGACGTGGCGCCCGACGGACGCGCCGACGACGAGCCCGCGCCGGCCCCGGCGTCCACCGCGGTCGCGGACCCGGTCGGCCACGCCGACATGGCGCTGACCGGTGACCCGGTGCCGGCGCCCGAGCACGTCGCGCCGGCCGCCGACGACACCGCGTCGACCGCGCCCGCCGCCGACGGAGCGGAGGTGGCGGTGGTCGCCCCGCGCCCGGCCCCCGAGGCCGAGGACGACACCCGCGACGACGCCGCGCCGGCCCGCCCGGAAGCGACGGTCGCCGCGGCGGCCGCCGAGGCCACGCCCCGGGAGCCGGTCGCGGAGAAGCCCGCCGAGGTCACGCCCGAACCGGCGGTCGCGACGCCGGAGCCGGCGGCCGTGCCGGCGGCTCGCGGTCCGGTGGCCACCCCGCCGGTCCGGCCGAGGGCCGACGCGGAGGCCGCCGACGACTTCCGGCGCATCCAGGGCATCGGGCCGAAGATGGCCGCCGCGCTGCACGCGGCCGGCATTCGGACGTACGAGCAGCTCGCCGCCCTGGACGAGGCGGCGCTGCGGGAGACCATCCGCGCCGCGGGCCTGCGGGCCGCGCCGGGCCTCGCGACGTGGCCGCAGCAGGCGCGGGTCCTGGCGGGCGCGCCCGACGCGGCGAGCGTCCTGCCCGCCGGCGACGGCGAGGACGCCTGA
- a CDS encoding NAD(P)/FAD-dependent oxidoreductase translates to MSTSGPHVLVVGAGTGGLCLAQGLRRAGISVSVHERYRTRGEGLLGYRVGIGPTGSRALRECLPPELFRTYLATCARSPRYFNVITQRMRQTASFPLRPDTDPVNTERSVARMTLRQVLLTGLEDVVHFDKALTRYEQRDDGTVTAYFADGSSADGDLLVAADGTHSAVRRQYLPHAVTRDAGTINIATRIPLTDEVRALLPERVEKGISLIFGTGGMMGVLHVMEFPWDRDGRLKAGLDPADAALLDGWPGRAHDSTRDNVNLVIWSTARRFPPDVMQRRGEELTGLALDLTRNWHPHLRRLLASADPDSALPIKVATSEPVPPWKSSTVTLLGDAIHTMTPGRGVGANTALRDAALLCRQLRLAAAGEKTLVQAVADYEAVMVPYGFARVADSLNRSGTSGDDRMYKPVVGRLALLGARGYFGVTSRVPRLARRFVDDFYTYRGEED, encoded by the coding sequence GTGTCCACCAGCGGACCGCACGTCCTGGTCGTCGGCGCCGGCACCGGCGGGTTGTGCCTGGCGCAGGGGTTGCGCCGCGCGGGGATCAGCGTGTCCGTCCACGAGCGGTACCGCACCCGCGGCGAGGGACTGCTCGGCTACCGGGTCGGCATCGGGCCGACCGGCAGCCGGGCGCTACGGGAGTGCCTCCCGCCGGAGCTGTTCCGCACCTACCTCGCGACGTGCGCCCGCTCCCCCCGCTACTTCAACGTCATCACCCAGCGGATGCGGCAGACCGCGTCTTTCCCGCTGCGGCCGGACACCGACCCGGTGAACACCGAACGGTCCGTCGCCCGGATGACGCTGCGCCAGGTCCTGCTCACCGGCCTGGAGGACGTCGTGCACTTCGACAAGGCCCTCACCCGGTACGAGCAGCGCGACGACGGCACCGTCACCGCGTACTTCGCCGACGGCAGCAGCGCCGACGGCGACCTGCTGGTGGCCGCGGACGGCACCCACTCGGCGGTCCGCCGCCAGTACCTGCCGCACGCCGTCACCAGGGACGCCGGCACGATCAACATCGCCACCCGGATCCCGCTGACCGACGAGGTGCGGGCGCTGCTGCCCGAACGCGTCGAGAAGGGCATCTCCCTCATCTTCGGCACCGGCGGCATGATGGGCGTCCTGCACGTCATGGAGTTCCCGTGGGACCGCGACGGCAGGCTCAAGGCGGGGCTCGACCCGGCCGACGCGGCGCTGCTCGACGGGTGGCCGGGGCGGGCCCACGACAGTACCCGGGACAACGTCAACCTGGTCATCTGGAGCACCGCCCGGCGGTTCCCGCCCGACGTCATGCAGCGCCGCGGCGAGGAGCTGACCGGGCTCGCCCTGGACCTCACCCGCAACTGGCACCCGCACCTGCGGCGCCTGCTGGCCAGCGCCGACCCGGACAGCGCCCTGCCGATCAAGGTGGCCACCAGCGAGCCGGTTCCACCGTGGAAGAGCAGCACCGTCACCCTGCTCGGCGACGCCATCCACACCATGACACCCGGCCGCGGGGTCGGCGCGAACACCGCCCTGCGGGACGCCGCGCTGCTCTGCCGGCAGCTACGCCTCGCCGCCGCCGGGGAGAAGACGCTGGTGCAGGCGGTCGCCGACTACGAGGCGGTGATGGTGCCGTACGGGTTCGCGCGGGTGGCCGACTCCCTGAACCGCAGCGGCACCAGCGGCGACGACCGCATGTACAAGCCGGTCGTCGGGCGGCTGGCTCTGCTCGGGGCGCGGGGCTACTTCGGCGTCACCAGCCGCGTGCCCCGGCTGGCCCGCCGGTTCGTCGACGACTTCTACACCTACCGGGGCGAGGAGGACTAA
- a CDS encoding TcmI family type II polyketide cyclase: MSRLVIVSRIIPGAEGRVAQIFAESDATELPSLTGVTHRSLYCLHDLCVHLMETADVDPDALAGARNHPLYRQVNERLSAHTTPYLPTWRSPRDAIAGCFYRWDAADAAAPRVAG, from the coding sequence ATGAGCCGTCTCGTCATCGTCAGCAGGATCATCCCGGGCGCGGAGGGCCGCGTGGCGCAGATCTTCGCCGAGTCCGACGCGACCGAACTGCCGAGCCTGACCGGGGTGACGCACCGGTCCCTGTACTGCCTGCACGACCTGTGCGTCCACCTGATGGAGACCGCGGACGTCGACCCGGACGCCCTCGCCGGCGCCCGCAACCACCCGCTCTACCGGCAGGTCAACGAGCGGCTCTCCGCGCACACCACCCCGTACCTGCCGACCTGGCGCTCGCCCCGCGACGCGATCGCGGGCTGCTTCTACCGTTGGGACGCCGCGGACGCCGCCGCGCCCCGCGTGGCCGGCTGA
- a CDS encoding BTAD domain-containing putative transcriptional regulator, with protein MAVDPSMPTAGRRAAAPIRLHLLGGFRLLHGDTPVVVPRGLQRVLALVGLRPGATRSHLAGLLWPDAPEERALSSLRTALWRLRQDPCCPLITSGDTVRLDPVVRVDVDALVGTAARVRDGDDPCTAAALAAGRHDLLPGWYDDWVLAERERLRQLRLHMLEGLADHYLAAGRHGEALEAALEAMAAEPLRETPHRLVVRIHLAEGNAFEAVHAFYVYRDLLRRELRLEPSATMTALLDETLGPIRQASRDTPVRRPAAERAAPRAR; from the coding sequence GTGGCCGTCGATCCGTCCATGCCGACCGCCGGGCGCCGCGCGGCGGCGCCCATCCGGCTGCACCTGCTGGGCGGGTTCCGGCTGCTGCACGGCGACACCCCGGTGGTGGTGCCGCGCGGCCTGCAACGCGTCCTCGCGCTGGTCGGCCTGCGCCCCGGCGCCACCCGCAGCCATCTGGCCGGGTTGCTGTGGCCGGACGCCCCCGAGGAACGCGCCCTGTCGTCCCTGCGCACCGCCCTGTGGCGGCTACGGCAGGACCCCTGCTGCCCGCTGATCACCAGCGGCGACACGGTACGGCTCGACCCGGTGGTCCGGGTCGACGTCGACGCGCTCGTCGGCACCGCCGCCCGGGTCCGCGACGGCGACGACCCGTGCACCGCCGCCGCGCTCGCCGCCGGCCGCCACGACCTGCTCCCCGGCTGGTACGACGACTGGGTGCTGGCCGAACGCGAGCGGCTGCGGCAGCTACGGCTGCACATGCTGGAAGGGCTGGCCGACCACTACCTCGCCGCGGGCCGGCACGGCGAGGCCCTCGAAGCGGCGCTGGAGGCGATGGCCGCCGAGCCGCTGCGCGAGACACCGCACCGCCTGGTGGTGCGCATCCACCTCGCCGAGGGCAACGCGTTCGAAGCCGTGCACGCGTTCTACGTCTACCGGGACCTGCTGCGGCGGGAACTGCGGCTGGAGCCATCCGCCACGATGACCGCCCTGCTCGACGAGACCCTCGGGCCGATCCGGCAGGCCAGCCGGGACACCCCGGTACGCCGGCCGGCGGCCGAGCGGGCGGCGCCCCGCGCCCGCTGA
- a CDS encoding TcmI family type II polyketide cyclase — MDRSLIVAKVDPTAEARVAEIFAESDATELPRLAGVRHRSLYRLHDLYVHLLETELPGEGAVAAARGHPEFARVSDRLRPYVSPYLPTWREPRDAMARCFYRFDAPGAGS; from the coding sequence ATGGACCGTTCGTTGATCGTCGCGAAGGTCGACCCGACCGCCGAGGCGCGCGTCGCGGAGATCTTCGCCGAGTCCGACGCGACCGAGCTGCCCCGCCTGGCCGGGGTCCGGCACCGGTCGCTGTACCGGCTGCACGACCTGTACGTGCACCTGCTCGAGACGGAACTGCCGGGGGAGGGCGCGGTGGCGGCGGCCCGGGGCCACCCCGAGTTCGCCCGGGTGAGCGACCGGCTGCGCCCGTACGTCTCGCCGTACCTGCCGACGTGGCGGGAACCGCGCGACGCGATGGCCCGCTGCTTCTACCGGTTCGACGCCCCCGGGGCGGGATCGTGA
- a CDS encoding acetyl-CoA carboxylase carboxyltransferase subunit alpha, with translation MTATAPGDEQLWSRCAGCASLLYRKRLRRNLDVCPECGTHARLDAPVRLAQLVDPGSFAALPDRAAAVDPIGFVDVLPYPRRLAAARAGTGLAEAVVCGTGAVGGHPCALAVMDFRFLGGSLGCAVGELITRTAERAVAERVPLVLVTASGGARMQEGVLSLMQMATVSQAIAALREAGVPSVSVLTDPTYGGVAASFATNTDVVIAESGARMGFAGPRVIRQVTGRDLPDGFQTAEFLLRHGQVDMVVPRHALRGRLAALLATTGGGEQRGARRRVPRPERPPVDATPAGVPHGGERDAWETVRLARHPGRPTTLDYLESAFDGFVELHGDRLGADCPAIVGGPAHLGGRPVMVIGHQKGHTTAELMARNFGMASPAGHRKALRLMRLAARWGLPVVTLVDTPGADPGVGAEEQGQAAAIAENILTLTTLPTPVVAVVTGEGGSGGALALAVADRVLMLEHAVYSVISPEGCAAILWPDRSAAPQAARALRLTSADLRRLGVVDALVAEPAPAAHQDPSAAVRAVREAVLAHLLPLLEVPTATLVRRRRQRFRRFGAARLGTRVGAR, from the coding sequence GTGACCGCCACGGCGCCCGGCGACGAGCAGCTCTGGTCGCGCTGCGCCGGCTGCGCCAGCCTGCTCTACCGCAAGCGGCTGCGGCGCAATCTGGACGTCTGCCCCGAGTGCGGCACGCACGCCCGGCTCGACGCGCCCGTACGGCTGGCGCAGCTGGTCGATCCGGGGTCGTTCGCCGCCCTGCCGGACCGCGCCGCCGCGGTGGACCCGATCGGCTTCGTCGACGTCCTGCCGTACCCGCGCCGCCTCGCCGCGGCGCGGGCCGGCACCGGGCTGGCCGAGGCGGTCGTCTGCGGCACCGGCGCCGTCGGTGGCCACCCGTGCGCGCTGGCGGTGATGGACTTCCGGTTCCTCGGCGGCAGCCTGGGTTGCGCGGTCGGGGAGCTGATCACCCGGACCGCCGAACGGGCCGTCGCCGAGCGGGTCCCCCTGGTCCTCGTCACCGCCTCCGGTGGCGCCCGGATGCAGGAGGGCGTCCTGTCGCTGATGCAGATGGCCACCGTCAGCCAGGCCATCGCGGCGCTGCGGGAGGCCGGTGTGCCCAGCGTCAGCGTCCTCACCGACCCGACGTACGGCGGGGTCGCCGCCTCCTTCGCCACCAACACCGACGTGGTCATCGCCGAGAGCGGCGCCCGGATGGGCTTCGCCGGCCCCCGGGTGATCCGCCAGGTCACCGGCCGGGACCTGCCCGACGGTTTCCAGACCGCCGAGTTTTTGCTGCGGCACGGCCAGGTGGACATGGTGGTGCCCCGGCACGCCCTGCGCGGCCGGCTCGCGGCGCTGCTCGCCACCACCGGTGGGGGCGAGCAGCGCGGGGCACGTCGCCGCGTACCCCGGCCGGAACGCCCACCGGTCGACGCGACACCGGCCGGCGTGCCCCACGGCGGCGAACGGGACGCCTGGGAGACGGTCCGGCTGGCGCGGCATCCGGGCCGGCCGACCACCCTGGACTACCTGGAGTCGGCGTTCGACGGCTTCGTCGAGCTGCACGGCGACCGGTTGGGCGCGGACTGCCCGGCGATCGTCGGCGGCCCCGCCCACCTCGGCGGCCGGCCGGTCATGGTGATCGGCCACCAGAAGGGACACACCACGGCCGAGCTGATGGCCCGCAACTTCGGGATGGCCAGCCCGGCCGGGCACCGGAAGGCGCTGCGGCTGATGCGCCTCGCCGCCCGGTGGGGCCTGCCCGTGGTCACCCTCGTCGACACCCCGGGCGCCGACCCGGGGGTGGGCGCCGAGGAGCAGGGCCAGGCGGCCGCGATCGCGGAGAACATCCTCACCCTCACCACGCTCCCCACGCCCGTCGTCGCCGTCGTCACCGGCGAGGGCGGCAGCGGCGGCGCCCTGGCCCTGGCGGTCGCCGACCGGGTGCTGATGCTGGAACACGCCGTCTACTCGGTGATCAGCCCCGAGGGCTGCGCCGCGATCCTCTGGCCGGACCGGTCCGCGGCGCCGCAGGCCGCCCGGGCGTTGCGGCTGACCAGTGCGGACCTGCGCCGCCTCGGCGTGGTCGACGCCCTGGTGGCCGAGCCGGCGCCGGCCGCGCACCAGGATCCGTCGGCGGCCGTGCGGGCGGTGCGGGAGGCGGTGCTGGCGCACCTGCTGCCGCTGCTGGAGGTGCCCACCGCCACCCTGGTCCGCCGGCGCCGGCAGCGGTTCCGCCGCTTCGGTGCCGCGCGCCTCGGCACCCGGGTGGGTGCCCGGTGA
- the accB gene encoding acetyl-CoA carboxylase biotin carboxyl carrier protein: MTAGTAPVGVPATNGGAGDGPAGAGRPSGTRVTAGTGAPSAGGPPAGPVAAGTAAAAPTGTTAAVDTAAVDTAPAGAVAALRRHVRELVADLDGSVRRVMLRSGDTVLEVEWHPPAESVRPPPASLPPTVEVSATVPPASPAAGPARHAVRSPIVGTFYRAPEPGAAPFVAVGDRVHPGQVVGIVEAMKLMNEVTADRAGRVAEIIAVDGQPVEYDQPLLALDPA; encoded by the coding sequence GTGACCGCCGGGACGGCGCCGGTCGGCGTGCCCGCGACGAACGGCGGCGCGGGCGACGGACCCGCCGGTGCCGGCCGGCCCTCTGGCACCAGGGTCACGGCTGGCACCGGCGCCCCCTCCGCCGGCGGACCCCCGGCCGGCCCGGTCGCCGCCGGCACCGCCGCCGCGGCCCCGACGGGCACCACGGCCGCGGTCGACACGGCCGCGGTCGACACGGCCCCGGCCGGCGCGGTGGCCGCGCTGCGCCGGCACGTCCGGGAGCTCGTGGCCGACCTGGACGGGTCGGTGCGGCGGGTCATGCTGCGCAGCGGCGACACGGTGCTGGAGGTGGAGTGGCACCCGCCGGCGGAGAGCGTCCGGCCGCCCCCGGCGTCGCTGCCGCCCACGGTCGAGGTGTCGGCGACCGTACCGCCGGCGTCCCCGGCTGCCGGGCCGGCCCGGCACGCGGTGCGCTCGCCCATCGTCGGCACCTTCTACCGTGCGCCGGAGCCCGGCGCGGCGCCGTTCGTCGCCGTCGGCGACCGGGTCCACCCGGGCCAGGTCGTCGGGATCGTCGAGGCGATGAAGCTCATGAACGAGGTGACCGCGGACCGGGCCGGGCGGGTGGCCGAGATCATCGCCGTCGACGGTCAACCGGTCGAGTACGACCAGCCGCTGCTCGCGCTGGACCCGGCCTGA
- a CDS encoding acetyl/propionyl/methylcrotonyl-CoA carboxylase subunit alpha, with protein sequence MFGKVLIANRGEIALRVLRACRELGIRTAVVYSTADADSAAVRLADEAVRIGPAASRRSYLNAAAIVEAARLVGAQAVHPGYGFLSEDADFAEICADNGLTFVGPPPHVMSALADKSSARALMRRAGLPLPPGSVAPAPTAADAARVAAEVGYPVIVKAAAGGGGRGMTVVHTPADLPRAYARTRAAAQVAFGDDRVYVERYLTGARHVEVQVLCDAHGNGVHLGTRDCSVQRRHQKLVEEAPAPSLSAGTLDAIADCALRGALDVGFTGAGTVEFLVDAEERFHFLEINCRIQVEHPVTEMITGIDLVHEQLHVAAGVPLRWRQEDIRPNGVAIECRVNVEDPDRDFAPTPGRLERFVPPGGPFTRVDTHGRPGYLVGPHYDSLLAKVAVWAPDRELALNRLERALDEFDVAGPGVRTTIPFVRRVLDHAGFRKGRYCTGLVDQLLAVPPVAPRRNP encoded by the coding sequence ATGTTCGGGAAGGTGCTCATCGCCAACCGGGGCGAGATCGCCCTGCGGGTCCTGCGCGCCTGCCGTGAGCTGGGCATCCGGACCGCGGTCGTCTACTCCACGGCGGACGCCGACTCGGCCGCGGTGCGCCTCGCCGACGAGGCCGTCCGGATCGGACCGGCCGCGAGCCGGCGCAGCTACCTCAACGCCGCCGCGATCGTCGAGGCCGCCCGCCTGGTCGGCGCGCAGGCCGTGCACCCCGGGTACGGGTTCCTCTCCGAGGACGCCGACTTCGCCGAGATCTGCGCCGACAACGGGCTGACGTTCGTCGGCCCGCCCCCGCACGTGATGTCCGCGCTGGCCGACAAGTCGTCGGCCCGGGCGCTGATGCGGCGGGCCGGGCTGCCTCTGCCGCCGGGCAGCGTGGCGCCGGCGCCGACCGCCGCCGACGCCGCACGGGTGGCCGCCGAGGTCGGCTACCCGGTGATCGTCAAGGCGGCCGCCGGTGGGGGCGGGCGCGGGATGACCGTCGTGCACACCCCCGCCGACCTGCCCCGGGCGTACGCGCGGACCCGCGCCGCCGCCCAGGTCGCCTTCGGCGACGACCGGGTGTACGTCGAGCGTTACCTCACCGGCGCCCGGCACGTGGAGGTGCAGGTGCTCTGCGACGCCCACGGCAACGGGGTGCACCTGGGCACCCGGGACTGCTCGGTGCAGCGCCGCCACCAGAAGCTCGTCGAGGAGGCGCCGGCCCCGTCGCTGTCGGCCGGCACCCTGGACGCGATCGCCGACTGCGCCCTGCGCGGCGCGCTGGACGTCGGCTTCACCGGCGCCGGCACCGTGGAGTTCCTCGTCGACGCGGAGGAACGCTTCCACTTCCTGGAGATCAACTGCCGGATCCAGGTCGAGCACCCGGTCACCGAGATGATCACCGGCATCGACCTGGTGCACGAGCAGTTGCACGTGGCCGCCGGCGTCCCGCTGCGCTGGCGGCAGGAGGACATCCGCCCGAACGGCGTCGCGATCGAGTGCCGGGTCAACGTCGAGGACCCGGACCGGGACTTCGCGCCGACCCCGGGCCGGCTGGAGCGATTCGTACCACCGGGCGGGCCGTTCACCCGGGTCGACACCCACGGACGCCCCGGCTACCTCGTCGGCCCCCACTACGACTCGCTGCTGGCGAAGGTGGCCGTCTGGGCGCCGGACCGGGAACTGGCGCTGAACCGGCTGGAACGCGCGCTCGACGAGTTCGACGTCGCCGGCCCCGGAGTCCGCACCACCATCCCGTTCGTCCGCCGCGTGCTCGACCACGCCGGCTTCCGCAAGGGGCGCTACTGCACCGGCCTGGTCGACCAGCTGCTCGCCGTCCCGCCCGTCGCACCGAGGAGGAACCCATGA